The sequence CAGACCGTTACATTGGAGGTTGGTGACAGGATCGCAATAATCAACTGCTGCTTCGGCACCAAGGTCAACGAAACAATAAGCAAGATCGTCTCGGCGCTTCTGACGGCACGTTTCGGAGAGAGCGTCGGAGTATCGACGGATCCGTACCGCATCATAATGGAGCTGCCCCGCAACATTTCGAAGGAAGATCTGGAGAGCACGTTCAGGCTCATACGGCCGGGAACCGTGGAGGACCTCTGCCGCAAGACGATATTGAATTCTTCTTTCCTGAAGTGGAGGTTCGTATATGTCGCAAAAAAGTTCGGTATTATCGAAAAGGAAGCTGACCATCGCTTCATGAACTTCAACCGGCTGTTCGATTTGCACATGGGGACGCCTGCTTACAGAGAGGCTGTCAACAAGGTCCTCTGGGACGACCTGGACATCCTAAACACCGAGAGGGTCGTCTCTATGATGGCCGGGGGCGAGATAAATATAGTTTCCGGAAGGGTCGCCCCGATAGGCCTCGAAGGCCTTACCCGCTCCAAGGAGCTCATGCAGCCGATACGCGCCGACCACTCCATCCTGATGGCAATGAAAAAAAGGATCGACGACGAGACGCTCTTCGCGACCTGCCTGAACTGCGCATCCCAATGGAGATTCCGGGTTGGCGACGCCCCCGACCGGCTAACTTGCCACAGTTGCGGTGGCGTCATGATCGCAGCGCTAAAAGAATATGAGAGGGAGAATGTCAAGCTCCTCAGACAGAAACGCATCACCGCACAGGAAAAGAAAGAGATCCTGCGCATGTCACGGAACGCGAATCTGGTGAGAGAACAGGGAAAGATGGCGATATTCACACTGGCCGGAAGGGGCATAGGGCCGGAAGGGGCTTTCAGGATCCTTCGTGGCATTCATGTGGACGAGGATGAATTCCTAAGGGACATCATGTCGGCCGAGATCCTGTATGCGAAGAACAAGAGGTTCTGGGACTGAAAATCATATGTCCAACGGCAACTTTGTGGGGCCGTATTCCTTCAGTTCCTGATTTATTATTGTTATCAGCCCATCGTTCGATATTGTCCTCTCCACACGGTAGACTATGCCGTCGTCCTGGCCCACCCAGCGCTTGATGACTTCTCCGGTGTTTTCATCGCTGTGGACGTAGAGATCGACGTCTTTTTGACCGAAATTCGACGTGGAATATCCGGTTATACTCGAGTTCAATATCCCATAGTCCGGGCTCGATGTGAAGCTCCACCTCTTCTGGAGCTCATAGACCTTGTCGGTGTTCGTGTCGGCATCATGATAAGAAATATTGCTGGTGGTCGTGACCCTGTTCTCTCCCAGGATGTCCATGTACGTGGTGCTGACATCTCCCCATAAGGCAGTGGTGACAATATCTCCGTTCAGGTTCTCATACTGGTGGGTGCCCGTTACTTCATATTCGTAAATCGTGGCATCGTAGTCTTTGAGAACAATGTAACCCAGCGATGCTATGACAATTGTTACTACTACTGTCACTAACATTAACGAGACAACAGACTTGCCTTTCTTTGCCGCCATCGAGCGCTCCAATCCCGTTAGTACACGACCAACTAATTAACTATACGCAATGCAGGCCTTTCAAATCAGGCCGCCCTTCACCGAGAACTCCTGTTCTTTAACCTGTGGCACCGGCTCCTTCAGGGCCACGTTCTTTTTCGCGTAGAAGCCTTTGCATATCACGTAGACCTCGGAGGATGTTTCCCTCGAGGCATCGGGAGAATGTATTTTGACGGAGGCAAAACGGCTCTCGAGCTTTTTCATGATGGTATCGAACATGTCTCCCATGAAGACCTTCATCACAAGCTTGCCTCTCTTCTTTAGGATACGGTCGCAGACGTCCACCGCGAACGTGCAGAGATGTATCGAACGGGCGTGATCCAAGGAATACTGGCCCGTTATGTTCGGCGCCATGTCCGAAAGGATGATGTCCGTCTTGCCGCCTATCTTGGCCAACAGTTCGATCATCGTCGCATCCTCCGTTATGTCTCCGAGGATCATCTCGACACCTTCCATGGGGCGCATCTTCCTAAGGTCCACGCCTATCACCTTTCCGGTCTCGCCTACTTTTTCTTTGGCGACCTGCAGCCAGCCGCCCGGGCACGCGCCGAGGTCGACAACCGAGTCGCCCTCGCTGAAAATATTGAAGCGCTCGTCGATCTGAAGGAGCTTGTAAGAGGCCCTGGAGCGGTAACCCTCTTTCTTTGCGAGCTTGTAATAGTGCTCATGCCTCCTCTCCTCCACCCACCGATCGTGAATTCCCACAGCCGCTCATCGCGTTTAGCGTTAAACCCTTTTCCCACGTCATAAATATACTACGGGGATATTCTGTAGGCGAGCGCGATGACCGACCCATGGACATATGAGAAAGCAGGAGTGAGCATTGACCGCAAATCGAGCGCCATAGAATCACTAGTCGGAGAACTTACGTACCGTCGCAAGGGGGAAGGACAGAACGTGAGGATGTCGGGTCTGTTCGCCAGCCTAATAGACTACGGAGACGAATATCTGACACTGGCGACCGACGGTGTGGGGACCAAGCTGCTGGTGGCACAGGCAATGGCAAAATGGGACACGGTGGGCATAGACTGCGTTGCGATGAATGTCAACGATACCATCTGCGTGAACGCGGAACCGATCTCTTTCGTCGACTACGTGGCAATAGCTGACCCGGACGAGAAGATCGCGCGCGACATCGGCATCGGTCTGAACAAGGGCGCCGAGATGTCCAACATGGATATCGTCGGGGGGGAGATCGCGGTCCTCCCGGAAATCGTGAGGATGCCCGACCTTTCAGGAACCTGCCTGGGTCGCGTCAAGAAGGACCGTGTGGTCACCGGTTCCGCCTGCAAGGAGGGCGACCTGATAGTTGCGCTGAAATCGTCGGGAGTGCACTCTAACGGGCTTACTTTGGCCAGGAAGGTGTTCGAGGCCGCAGGCATAGAGCTCGGCGAAAAGACTTCGGGTTTGAGCGGAACGGTTGGAGAAAATCTGCTTGAACCGACCGAGATCTACGTCAAGGAGGTTTTGGGCATCACATCCAAACACGAGGTCCACGGGCTGGTGGACATCACCGGAGGAGGACTCCGCAACCTGCTGAGGATGCGTAAAGGGCTCCGTTACATTATTGATGACCCTTTCAAACCTGCACCGATATTCAATAAGGTACAGGAGCTCGGCAATGTGACCGAGAAGGAAATGTACCAGACATTCAACATGAGCATGGGCTTCATGATAATTGCACCCGCAGGGGACGCCGAACGTATCGTATCCGAGAACGCGAACGCAAAAATCGTGGGGCGCGTCGAAGAAGGGGCGGGCGTGCTCTTGGAGACGGAGAACCTTACTTACGACCATTATTGATCCATCAACGCATGGATCGCGCCGCATACGGCGCCGATAGCGGTGCAAGTTTCCAGAGAATATCCTCCCCCGGTTATATCCAGATTGTACCTGGGTATCGATGCCGCGCTCTTCGGGACCCCATGGGGGCCCAGGCCGAAGACGAGCATCACGCTTCTGCCGTCTCTCAACTGGCCGACCACCTCTCCGAGCTTGATCTCCTTCGGCTTTTCCGGCCTGCTGGTGGTCAATATTGGCTCGCCCAGCTGCGGCGGGAAACCTTTTGAAGGATATGGAAACGTTGAGAACCTGCCCTCTGATGCCAGCTGCACGAAATAATCGCCATGGCTGCCGATGCTCGTAGTGCCGGCTACCCAGTCGGCTATCTGTTGGGGGGTCCTGCAGTCCTCCGGTATCGGAAAACCGAAAAGTACCAGGTTCATTCCGTATGCCATCGCTATGTCGCCCGTGCGGGCGATGACCCGCCTGTGCGGCTCCCTGAATTTATTGGCGTCGTACGAATTATAAAGCCCGATCGTTACCCGTCCTTTACCCATCCCGATACCTCATTGCTTCCTACGGCCTACTATCGCATGAGCGTCGCCGTCCAAAAAAATTTCATAATCCGGATATTCCTGTTGGATGCGACGGATCTCAGCCATGGTCTCCGCAACCGTCAGGCGGCTCGTCCTGACGTCGATAAAAACCTTATCATCCTCCAAACAGGTCCCTCCTCGGCCCAATGGTCCGGGTTGATAAATGTGGTGCCGCGAGCCGGGCTCGAACCAGCGACTTCATGATCTTCAGTCATGCACTCTCCCAACTGAGTTACCGCGGCGCAATTCCCCCAATGTGGGGACGTCTTATAA comes from Methanomassiliicoccaceae archaeon and encodes:
- a CDS encoding RlmE family RNA methyltransferase translates to MGIHDRWVEERRHEHYYKLAKKEGYRSRASYKLLQIDERFNIFSEGDSVVDLGACPGGWLQVAKEKVGETGKVIGVDLRKMRPMEGVEMILGDITEDATMIELLAKIGGKTDIILSDMAPNITGQYSLDHARSIHLCTFAVDVCDRILKKRGKLVMKVFMGDMFDTIMKKLESRFASVKIHSPDASRETSSEVYVICKGFYAKKNVALKEPVPQVKEQEFSVKGGLI
- the purM gene encoding phosphoribosylformylglycinamidine cyclo-ligase, coding for MTDPWTYEKAGVSIDRKSSAIESLVGELTYRRKGEGQNVRMSGLFASLIDYGDEYLTLATDGVGTKLLVAQAMAKWDTVGIDCVAMNVNDTICVNAEPISFVDYVAIADPDEKIARDIGIGLNKGAEMSNMDIVGGEIAVLPEIVRMPDLSGTCLGRVKKDRVVTGSACKEGDLIVALKSSGVHSNGLTLARKVFEAAGIELGEKTSGLSGTVGENLLEPTEIYVKEVLGITSKHEVHGLVDITGGGLRNLLRMRKGLRYIIDDPFKPAPIFNKVQELGNVTEKEMYQTFNMSMGFMIIAPAGDAERIVSENANAKIVGRVEEGAGVLLETENLTYDHY
- a CDS encoding DUF531 family protein, translating into MGKGRVTIGLYNSYDANKFREPHRRVIARTGDIAMAYGMNLVLFGFPIPEDCRTPQQIADWVAGTTSIGSHGDYFVQLASEGRFSTFPYPSKGFPPQLGEPILTTSRPEKPKEIKLGEVVGQLRDGRSVMLVFGLGPHGVPKSAASIPRYNLDITGGGYSLETCTAIGAVCGAIHALMDQ